TAGATTCTCCTCCGTAGCTTTAGCGAAGGAGGATTTAGTTATCTGTCTATTCGGAATTTGACTGCGAACTGCCGACTGTGGACTGTTTTTTACTGCTGACTGAAGACTGCCGACTGGTAATTTGTTTTTTCGTAACACATAACTCTAAGTACTTTAGGCACTTTAAGTACTCTAAGTACTTCTTTTTGTTTATTCGTCTTTTATAAAACTCACACTGCTGAATAGTGAAATTTTTGTTACTTTTGTAATGTGATTTATACCAATTGAATACTGTATTTTTAAAGAATCAAAAATTAAATATATGAAAGCAATATTAGTTTTTATTTTAATACTTACAATTTTTTCTTCTTGTAATAAAAAAATAAACCAAAACAGAAAAACACCAAATGTTAGTCCAAGTAATACACAGGCAACTATAGGTAATTCCGAATTTGTAAATTTAAAAGTTGCCCAAAACAATAATATTTTTGCCTTTGATCTTTTTAAAAAAGTAAAAGAAGAAAATAAAAATTTATTTTTCTCACCATATAGTATATCTGCTGCTTTAGCAATGACTTATGCAGGAGCACGAAATGAAACTGAAATGGAAATGAGTAAAACTTTAAAATTTAGTCTTGACAAAAATAATTTTCACCGAAGTTTTAAAATGATGTCGGATACTTTAGTGGAAAATGCTAAAACAAAAGGAGTGGAAATCAACATTGCAAATTCACTATGGGCTCAAAAAGATTATTCATTTCTTGATGAATATTATGATTTAACAAAAAAATATTACAATTCAGGATTCAAATATGTTGACTTTATTCATCAATCAGAGAAAGCCCGAAAAACAATTAATAAATGGGTTGAAAAAAAAACGGAAGAAATGATTCCTGATTTGTTAGCTGAAGGAACAATAACAGACGAGACAAGGTTAGTTTTGGTAAACGCAATATATTTTTATGGAATTTGGGATGAAGCATTCAAAAAAAAGCTAACAAAAAAATCAATATTTTATCTTACAAAAGAAAAAAATAAAGAAGTTGATTTTATGAACCTTTATCGAAAACAAATTCAATATTATGAAAACAATTTGATTCAAGCAATTGAATTGCCCTATGCAGGTAAAAATATTTCAATGATGATTTTGTTACCAAAGGAAAGAAATGGTATCCAAAAGCTTGAAAAATATTTGAGTAATTCAAACTATGAAAATTGGTCAAATTCTCTTGAGGAAAGAAAAGTTAATGTTTCCTTACCAAAATTTGAAATGGAATCCTCTTATGATTTAGCCAATATTTTGGGAGAACTTGGAATGCCCTTAGCCTTTACAGATATGGCTGATTTTTCGGGAATGACAGGGAAAAAAGATTTAAAAATAAGCAAAGTAATACACAAAGCGGTTAT
This window of the Bacteroidota bacterium genome carries:
- a CDS encoding serpin family protein, giving the protein MKAILVFILILTIFSSCNKKINQNRKTPNVSPSNTQATIGNSEFVNLKVAQNNNIFAFDLFKKVKEENKNLFFSPYSISAALAMTYAGARNETEMEMSKTLKFSLDKNNFHRSFKMMSDTLVENAKTKGVEINIANSLWAQKDYSFLDEYYDLTKKYYNSGFKYVDFIHQSEKARKTINKWVEKKTEEMIPDLLAEGTITDETRLVLVNAIYFYGIWDEAFKKKLTKKSIFYLTKEKNKEVDFMNLYRKQIQYYENNLIQAIELPYAGKNISMMILLPKERNGIQKLEKYLSNSNYENWSNSLEERKVNVSLPKFEMESSYDLANILGELGMPLAFTDMADFSGMTGKKDLKISKVIHKAVIEVSEKGTEAAASTAVTMIETTSLISEKKVIFNANHPFIVIIRDKKTEAILFLGKVFDPEA